A portion of the Homalodisca vitripennis isolate AUS2020 chromosome 2, UT_GWSS_2.1, whole genome shotgun sequence genome contains these proteins:
- the LOC124355496 gene encoding uncharacterized protein LOC124355496 — translation MTTLQVTLALAVLVGLSYCQVFNGYINPLFLPRGLRGDYRRGRVYDPYNDQRDNGYYLSRGGAYQDYDYRRQQLDNRYDDYRRYPSQYDDYRRYPVGLDRRYNDIYRQYPEDLRYNSNVGLATTARPLDRGHLIDRGHVLDRDQLLDRGQILNRGQILDRGQILDRGQVLDRGQVLDRGQILSTSSPELAVTVQSNGSV, via the exons GTGACGTTGGCGCTGGCGGTCCTGGTGGGGCTGAGCTACTGTCAGGTATTCAACGGCTACATAAACCCGCTATTTCTTCCCCGTGGGCTGAGAGGAGACTACCGCCGAGGACGCGTGTACGACCCCTACAACGATCAGCGCGACAACGGCTACTATCTCTCCAGGGGAGGCGCCTATCAGGACTATGACTACCGCCGTCAGCAGCTGGACAACAG GTACGACGACTACCGAAGATACCCGAGTCAGTACGATGACTACCGAAGGTATCCGGTCGGACTAGATCGTCGGTACAACGACATCTACCGCCAGTATCCCGAAGATCTTCGTTACAATTCGAACGTCGGTCTGGCCACTACGGCGCGTCCTCTGGACCGGGGACACCTTATTGACAGAGGACATGTCTTGGACAGAGATCAACTCTTGGATAGAGGGCAGATCTTGAACAGAGGACAGATCTTGGACAGAGGGCAGATCTTGGATAGAGGGCAAGTCTTGGACAGAGGACAAGTTTTGGACAGAGGGCAGATCTTGAGCACTTCGTCTCCAGAATTGGCTGTCACCGTCCAATCCAACGGCTCGGTGTGA